A stretch of Natronococcus sp. CG52 DNA encodes these proteins:
- the radB gene encoding DNA repair and recombination protein RadB: MNDEPIPTGCTPVDELLDGGFERGTVTQLYGPPAAGKTNLALSAAVETAAAGETAVYIDTEGVSVDRFQQLLDARVDERGARSGSSGETDDLETVASRIVIEDALDFGEQEEAVRDAEEFAERASLIVLDSATGFYRLERTGEGDDGEALRGVARQITHLLSLARKHELAVVLTNQVFADPDSDRTRPLGGNTLEHWTGTVIRIERFRGGNRRATLEKHRSKSVGGSVQFRITETGLEGGDETTQF; the protein is encoded by the coding sequence GTGAACGACGAGCCGATTCCGACCGGCTGTACGCCGGTCGACGAGTTACTCGACGGGGGGTTCGAACGCGGGACTGTCACGCAGCTGTACGGTCCGCCGGCCGCCGGCAAGACGAATCTCGCGCTCTCGGCGGCGGTCGAGACGGCCGCCGCGGGAGAGACCGCCGTCTACATCGACACCGAGGGCGTCTCGGTCGATCGGTTCCAGCAACTGCTCGACGCGCGCGTCGACGAGCGCGGCGCACGGTCGGGATCGAGCGGGGAGACGGACGACCTCGAGACGGTCGCCTCGCGGATCGTTATCGAGGACGCGCTCGACTTCGGCGAACAGGAGGAGGCCGTCCGCGACGCCGAGGAGTTCGCCGAACGGGCGTCGCTGATCGTCCTCGACAGCGCAACCGGCTTCTATCGCCTCGAGCGGACCGGCGAGGGCGACGACGGCGAGGCGCTTCGCGGCGTGGCCCGCCAGATCACGCACCTGCTCTCGCTCGCGCGCAAACACGAGCTCGCGGTCGTCCTCACGAACCAGGTGTTCGCCGATCCCGACTCCGATCGAACGCGCCCGCTCGGCGGCAACACCTTAGAGCACTGGACCGGGACCGTCATCCGGATCGAGCGCTTCCGCGGTGGGAATCGCCGCGCAACCCTCGAGAAGCACCGCTCGAAGTCCGTCGGCGGCTCGGTCCAGTTCCGGATCACGGAGACGGGACTCGAGGGGGGCGACGAGACGACGCAGTTCTGA
- a CDS encoding DUF2270 domain-containing protein — MSSDAEHTDSPLEPEDQEIAAEIADDAEALLSALPHYYRGEVSQATSSQDRIDQTTNWAITVIAALLSVVFSSPDMPAYLLLVGIVILCIFLSYEVRRYRFYDLYRARVRFFQENVFANALEPSGVEHSRWREELGNDLRHPTFKVTAREALSRRVRRIYGLLFAVLGVAWVAKVTLFTPEAQWSEAAELPGIHGVVVVGLLAVFYLALLAIAKWPSDRQAKGEVYGAEPGEWKN; from the coding sequence ATGAGTAGTGACGCCGAACACACCGATAGTCCTCTGGAGCCGGAAGACCAGGAGATCGCTGCCGAAATCGCGGACGACGCGGAGGCGCTTCTCTCCGCACTTCCCCACTACTATCGGGGAGAGGTCAGTCAGGCGACCAGCTCACAGGACCGGATCGACCAGACGACGAACTGGGCGATCACGGTCATCGCGGCGCTGCTGTCCGTGGTGTTCTCGAGCCCCGACATGCCCGCATACCTGCTGCTGGTCGGTATCGTGATCCTGTGTATCTTCCTCTCCTACGAGGTCCGACGGTATCGGTTCTACGATCTCTACCGCGCTCGCGTCCGCTTCTTCCAGGAGAACGTCTTCGCGAACGCACTCGAGCCGTCGGGCGTCGAGCACTCGCGGTGGCGCGAGGAACTGGGCAACGACCTCCGGCATCCGACGTTCAAGGTGACTGCACGCGAGGCGCTGTCCCGGCGGGTTCGGCGCATCTACGGGCTCCTGTTCGCGGTCCTCGGCGTCGCGTGGGTCGCGAAGGTCACGCTGTTCACCCCCGAAGCGCAGTGGAGCGAGGCGGCCGAGCTCCCGGGAATCCACGGCGTCGTCGTCGTCGGACTCCTAGCCGTGTTCTACCTCGCCCTTCTCGCGATCGCGAAGTGGCCGAGCGACCGGCAGGCGAAGGGCGAGGTATACGGCGCGGAGCCGGGTGAGTGGAAGAACTGA